A genome region from Nocardiopsis exhalans includes the following:
- a CDS encoding SpoIIE family protein phosphatase, translating to MSGSEPVGPLPGPGDLIDGLRRAMAAVEAHAGGVYLWDAESSALRMAVLVGMPPDLLHAWHTVSPDAALPVTDAIRTGGLVWVPASAGLARSYPRIALVLPYDVSIGSYPIGDRDAVHGALFVIGRSRQNPEVPEEGVRELDSAARELARVLERSRDLGAPIVPPKTPIIPDPPHSSRTPVAGFTEMVERLPQGLCALDTNGRFTVVSETASELLEAPSGALVGRTPWAALPWLNDPAYEDRYRATVFSRVPSNFVALHPPDRWLSFRLYPDDTGVTVAITPTEVDWTDAGTESEEDAPRSPTRTGFLYHVLHLASALTEAAGVTDVVRIVAEEIMPTFGASALALFGHDQRRQRLLLLGQRGFDPDFLELLNESTSRTRAPVARTTVTGVPGFFRSADNLRSAYPDPGVHIQDGLEGWAFLPLVTSGRTAGTCVLAFTDQHTFSVQERGVLTALGGLIAQALERARLYDFKLGLAHGLQDALLPRWTPQVRGLSVATRYLPGTDGMDIGGDFYDLIPLGGNTGAAIGDVQGHNVSAAALMGQLRTALLAYATTSDGGPGAVLRRVNQLLCLMESELFASCLYLCLDPATGRVSMANAGHPSPILADESGGRVLPAPEGLLLGIDAEADYSESEFTLHPGATLALYTDGLVESPGVDLERAQQDLADRLAEASRRPIDEVVDELTRAALSETHRRDDIALMVLRTETWETAPARPRTPPRDSR from the coding sequence ATGTCCGGATCCGAGCCCGTTGGCCCGCTGCCGGGTCCCGGCGACCTGATCGACGGCCTGCGCCGTGCGATGGCTGCCGTGGAGGCGCATGCCGGTGGTGTCTACCTCTGGGACGCGGAGTCCTCCGCGCTGCGCATGGCCGTCCTCGTCGGCATGCCGCCCGACCTCCTGCACGCCTGGCACACGGTCAGCCCCGACGCCGCTCTGCCCGTAACCGACGCGATCCGCACGGGCGGCCTGGTCTGGGTTCCCGCCAGTGCCGGGCTCGCCCGCAGCTACCCGAGGATCGCGCTGGTGCTGCCCTACGACGTCTCCATCGGCTCCTACCCGATCGGTGACCGGGACGCGGTCCACGGCGCGCTGTTCGTCATCGGGCGCTCCAGGCAGAACCCGGAGGTCCCCGAGGAGGGGGTGCGCGAGCTGGACAGCGCCGCCCGGGAACTCGCGAGGGTGCTGGAACGCTCGCGCGATCTGGGAGCCCCGATCGTTCCCCCGAAAACCCCGATCATCCCGGACCCGCCGCACAGCTCCCGCACTCCCGTAGCCGGTTTCACCGAGATGGTGGAACGCCTACCCCAGGGGCTTTGCGCGCTCGATACCAACGGACGCTTCACCGTGGTCTCGGAGACCGCCTCCGAGCTCCTGGAGGCGCCGAGCGGGGCACTGGTGGGACGGACTCCGTGGGCCGCGCTGCCGTGGCTGAACGACCCCGCCTACGAGGACCGCTACCGGGCGACCGTGTTCAGCCGGGTGCCCTCGAACTTCGTGGCGCTGCACCCCCCGGACCGCTGGCTTTCCTTCCGCCTGTACCCCGACGACACGGGGGTCACCGTCGCCATCACCCCGACGGAGGTCGACTGGACGGACGCCGGGACGGAGAGCGAGGAGGACGCGCCCCGCTCCCCCACCAGGACGGGCTTCCTCTACCACGTGCTGCACTTGGCCTCGGCGCTCACGGAGGCCGCCGGTGTGACCGACGTGGTACGGATCGTCGCCGAAGAGATCATGCCGACCTTCGGCGCCTCGGCCCTGGCCCTGTTCGGGCACGACCAGCGGCGTCAGCGGCTGCTCCTGCTCGGACAGCGGGGGTTCGACCCGGACTTCCTGGAGCTCCTGAACGAGAGCACCTCCCGTACCCGCGCCCCCGTCGCGCGGACCACCGTCACCGGGGTGCCGGGCTTCTTCCGGTCCGCCGACAACCTCCGCTCCGCCTACCCCGACCCGGGCGTCCATATCCAGGACGGATTGGAGGGCTGGGCCTTCCTCCCGCTGGTCACCTCGGGTCGGACGGCGGGCACGTGTGTGCTCGCCTTCACCGACCAGCACACGTTCTCCGTGCAGGAGAGAGGCGTCCTCACCGCTCTGGGCGGCCTGATCGCCCAGGCACTGGAGCGGGCCCGCCTGTACGACTTCAAGCTCGGCCTGGCACACGGGCTCCAGGACGCGCTGCTCCCCCGGTGGACCCCACAAGTGCGCGGACTCTCCGTGGCGACCCGGTACCTGCCCGGGACCGACGGTATGGACATCGGCGGCGACTTCTACGACCTCATACCCCTGGGCGGGAACACGGGCGCGGCCATCGGCGACGTCCAGGGGCACAACGTCTCGGCCGCGGCGCTCATGGGGCAGCTCCGCACCGCCCTGCTGGCCTACGCCACGACTTCGGACGGGGGGCCCGGCGCTGTGCTGCGACGGGTGAACCAGCTCCTGTGCCTGATGGAGTCGGAACTGTTCGCCTCCTGCCTGTACCTGTGCCTGGACCCCGCGACGGGCAGGGTGAGCATGGCCAATGCCGGGCACCCCTCCCCGATCCTGGCCGATGAGTCCGGGGGGCGTGTCCTGCCCGCTCCGGAGGGCCTCCTGCTCGGCATCGACGCGGAGGCCGACTACTCCGAGAGCGAGTTCACCCTCCACCCGGGGGCCACGCTGGCGCTGTACACCGACGGGCTGGTCGAAAGCCCCGGTGTGGACCTGGAGAGGGCCCAGCAAGACCTCGCCGACCGGCTCGCGGAAGCGTCCCGCAGACCGATCGACGAGGTCGTCGACGAGTTGACCCGGGCAGCGCTCTCAGAAACGCACCGCCGCGACGACATCGCGCTCATGGTGCTGCGCACCGAGACCTGGGAGACGGCTCCCGCGCGTCCGCGGACGCCGCCCCGGGACAGCCGCTAA